A single genomic interval of Pelagerythrobacter marensis harbors:
- a CDS encoding inner membrane-spanning protein YciB, with protein sequence MEETKQKSGWLNILVDYGPLLVFLGVYKFYAPAESSALGEIAAVIRGTVAFMLAAVLALGFSKWKFGRVSPMLWLSTALIVGFGALTIWLRDESFIQIKPTVIYVLFGSALIVGWLRGKALLEILLGAAFEGLDAQGWLKLSRNWAFFFFALAGLNEVLRATLSFESWLWAKLWVFLPLSFLFTFTQIPMLLRHGLAAEGVKEEEQTPPPTA encoded by the coding sequence ATGGAAGAAACGAAGCAAAAATCGGGCTGGCTCAACATCCTCGTCGATTATGGGCCGCTGCTGGTCTTCCTGGGCGTTTACAAGTTCTACGCGCCCGCAGAATCGAGTGCGCTGGGCGAGATTGCCGCTGTTATCCGGGGCACGGTCGCCTTCATGCTTGCCGCCGTTCTCGCTCTCGGATTCTCGAAGTGGAAATTCGGCCGCGTCTCGCCGATGTTGTGGCTTTCGACCGCGCTGATTGTCGGCTTCGGTGCGCTGACCATCTGGCTGCGCGATGAAAGCTTCATCCAGATCAAGCCGACGGTGATCTATGTCCTGTTCGGCAGTGCGCTGATCGTCGGGTGGCTGCGCGGCAAGGCCCTGCTGGAAATCCTGCTCGGCGCCGCGTTCGAAGGGCTGGACGCGCAGGGCTGGCTCAAACTGTCGCGCAACTGGGCGTTCTTCTTCTTCGCCCTCGCCGGCCTGAACGAGGTCCTTCGCGCCACGCTGTCGTTCGAATCCTGGCTCTGGGCCAAGCTGTGGGTCTTCCTCCCGCTCAGCTTCCTTTTCACTTTCACCCAGATCCCGATGCTCCTGCGGCACGGGCTCGCCGCCGAAGGGGTGAAGGAAGAGGAGCAGACGCCGCCGCCGACGGCCTGA